Proteins co-encoded in one Cytobacillus sp. NJ13 genomic window:
- the gcvT gene encoding glycine cleavage system aminomethyltransferase GcvT, whose amino-acid sequence MSQLKRTPLFEVYKDYGAKTIDFGGWDLPVQFSSIKEEHEAVRTKAGLFDVSHMGEIEVKGTDSLKYLQKMMTNDISKLKNSGAQYTAMCYENGGTVDDLLVYKIEDDHYLLVVNASNIEKDFNWLQDHAEGNVELKNLSEDMAQLAIQGPLAEKVLQKIAGTNLSDIGFFKFQQDVDLNGKKALVSRTGYTGEDGFEVYCDAKDAAALWNEILEAGKEEGVLPCGLGARDTLRFEANLALYGQELSPDITPLEAGIGFAVKVNKEADFIGKEVLKNQKENGVPRKLAGIEMIDRGIPRHGYPVYKGEELIGEVTTGTQSPTLKKNIGLVLIKKEHAEPGTELEVEIRGKRLKAKIAATPFYKKEKN is encoded by the coding sequence ACGCCTTTATTCGAGGTGTACAAAGATTATGGAGCAAAAACCATCGACTTCGGAGGCTGGGACCTTCCTGTTCAATTTTCAAGCATTAAAGAAGAACATGAAGCAGTCCGTACAAAAGCCGGCCTTTTTGATGTATCCCATATGGGTGAAATCGAAGTGAAGGGGACGGACAGCCTTAAATACCTTCAAAAAATGATGACAAACGATATTTCCAAATTAAAGAACTCAGGTGCTCAATATACAGCCATGTGTTATGAGAATGGCGGAACTGTTGATGATTTACTTGTCTATAAAATAGAGGATGACCACTATTTGCTGGTTGTAAATGCTTCCAATATTGAAAAGGACTTCAACTGGCTTCAGGACCATGCTGAAGGGAATGTGGAATTGAAAAACCTTTCTGAAGATATGGCACAGCTGGCGATTCAGGGGCCGCTTGCAGAAAAAGTGCTCCAAAAGATTGCTGGCACGAACCTGTCGGATATCGGATTTTTCAAATTCCAGCAGGATGTCGATCTGAATGGCAAAAAAGCGCTCGTCTCCAGAACAGGATATACAGGAGAAGACGGATTTGAAGTTTACTGTGATGCCAAGGATGCAGCCGCATTATGGAATGAAATCCTTGAAGCAGGCAAAGAAGAAGGCGTGCTCCCATGCGGACTTGGCGCAAGGGATACCCTTCGCTTTGAAGCCAACCTGGCACTCTATGGCCAGGAGCTCTCACCTGACATCACACCGCTTGAGGCAGGAATCGGCTTTGCTGTAAAAGTCAATAAAGAAGCTGATTTTATCGGCAAAGAAGTACTTAAGAATCAAAAAGAAAATGGGGTTCCGCGCAAGCTGGCTGGTATTGAAATGATTGACCGCGGCATTCCGCGCCATGGCTATCCTGTATATAAAGGGGAAGAACTGATCGGGGAAGTGACAACAGGCACTCAATCGCCGACATTAAAAAAGAACATTGGCCTTGTTCTTATCAAGAAAGAGCATGCGGAGCCGGGAACTGAACTAGAAGTGGAAATCCGCGGCAAACGTCTGAAGGCTAAGATTGCAGCAACACCTTTTTATAAAAAAGAAAAGAACTAA
- the gcvPA gene encoding aminomethyl-transferring glycine dehydrogenase subunit GcvPA: MKHRYLPMTESDQKAMLEKIGVSSVEELFSDIPESVRFKGEYKIKPAKSETALLKELTKMAQKNADLRTNTSFLGAGVYDHYMPIIVDHVLSRSEFYTAYTPYQPEISQGELQAIFEFQTMICELTGMDVANSSMYDGGTALAEAAMLSAGSTRRKKILISSAVHPESKEVVKTYAKGQYIEVIEIPHKDGITDLEALNEMIGDDIAAVIVQYPNFFGRVEPLKELEEIIHAHKSMFVVSSNPLALGALTPPGKFGADIVAGDAQVFGIPTAFGGPHCGYFAVTSKLMRKVPGRLVGQTVDDQGRRGFVLTLQAREQHIRRDKATSNICSNQALNALAASVAMTALGKKGVKDMAAANMQKAHYAKQQLKSAGFEVPFEGPSFNEFVIKLNKPVKEVNQKLLEKDIIGGYDLGRDYADLKNHMLVAVTELRTKEEIDAFVKEMGDYHA, from the coding sequence ATGAAACATCGCTATTTACCGATGACAGAGTCTGACCAGAAAGCAATGCTTGAAAAAATCGGCGTCAGTTCTGTGGAAGAACTATTCAGTGATATTCCCGAAAGCGTAAGATTTAAGGGCGAATATAAAATCAAGCCGGCAAAATCAGAGACAGCCTTACTGAAAGAGCTTACTAAAATGGCTCAGAAAAATGCTGATCTTCGTACAAATACATCTTTCCTTGGTGCGGGTGTTTATGATCATTACATGCCAATCATTGTGGATCATGTTTTATCCCGTTCAGAGTTTTATACTGCCTATACTCCTTACCAGCCGGAAATTTCCCAGGGTGAGCTCCAGGCAATCTTTGAATTCCAGACAATGATCTGTGAGTTAACAGGAATGGATGTTGCCAACTCATCCATGTATGATGGCGGAACAGCACTTGCCGAAGCAGCCATGCTAAGCGCAGGCAGCACACGCCGCAAGAAGATACTTATCTCAAGCGCAGTTCATCCTGAATCTAAAGAAGTAGTCAAGACATACGCAAAGGGCCAGTATATTGAAGTGATTGAAATCCCTCATAAAGACGGCATCACAGATCTTGAAGCCCTAAATGAAATGATTGGCGATGACATCGCAGCTGTCATTGTACAGTATCCTAACTTTTTTGGCAGAGTCGAGCCTTTAAAAGAGCTTGAGGAAATTATTCATGCCCATAAATCCATGTTTGTTGTTTCAAGCAACCCGCTTGCTCTTGGCGCACTGACACCTCCAGGTAAATTCGGAGCAGACATTGTAGCAGGAGATGCCCAGGTATTCGGAATTCCTACAGCTTTCGGAGGCCCGCATTGCGGATATTTTGCCGTAACATCCAAGCTGATGAGAAAAGTCCCGGGACGTCTTGTCGGACAAACGGTAGACGATCAGGGGCGCCGCGGCTTTGTGCTTACTCTTCAGGCACGTGAACAGCATATCCGCCGCGATAAGGCAACTTCCAATATTTGTTCCAATCAGGCTCTAAACGCACTAGCGGCATCTGTAGCGATGACTGCTCTTGGCAAGAAGGGCGTAAAGGATATGGCAGCTGCCAACATGCAAAAAGCCCATTATGCAAAACAGCAACTCAAGTCTGCCGGCTTTGAAGTTCCATTCGAAGGCCCTTCATTTAATGAATTTGTCATCAAGCTGAATAAGCCTGTTAAAGAAGTAAATCAAAAGCTTCTTGAAAAGGACATTATTGGCGGCTACGATTTGGGCAGAGATTATGCTGACCTGAAAAATCATATGCTTGTTGCTGTAACGGAATTGAGAACGAAGGAAGAAATCGATGCATTCGTTAAAGAAATGGGGGATTACCATGCATAA
- the gcvPB gene encoding aminomethyl-transferring glycine dehydrogenase subunit GcvPB has product MHKEDQPLIFELSTEGRIGYSLPEMDIPEIALSELLPEGYLREEEPELPEVSELDIMRHYTALSKRNHGVDSGFYPLGSCTMKYNPKINENVARFNGFAHVHPLQDESSVQGALELMYDLQEHLIEITGMDEVTLQPAAGAHGEWTGLMMIRAYHEANGDTKRTKVVVPDSAHGTNPASATVAGFETVTVKSDENGLVDLEDLRRVVGEDTAALMLTNPNTLGLFEENILEMAEIVHSAGGKLYYDGANLNAVLSKARPGDMGFDVVHLNLHKTFTGPHGGGGPGSGPVGVKADLIPFLPKPVLVKKGDQYEFDYDRPQSIGRVKPYYGNFGINVRAYTYIRTMGPDGLKAVTENAVLNANYMMRRLEPFFDLPFDRHCKHEFVLSGKRQKKLGVRTLDIAKRLLDFGYHPPTIYFPLNVEECIMIEPTETESKETLDAFVDAMIQIAKEAEENPEIVQEAPHTTVIGRLDETMAARKPVLRYQKQ; this is encoded by the coding sequence ATGCATAAGGAAGATCAGCCACTCATCTTTGAATTAAGCACAGAAGGCCGTATCGGCTACAGCCTGCCTGAAATGGATATTCCGGAAATTGCCTTAAGCGAGCTTCTTCCTGAAGGCTACCTGAGAGAGGAAGAGCCAGAGCTGCCGGAAGTGTCTGAACTTGATATCATGCGTCATTATACTGCACTTTCTAAACGCAATCATGGTGTTGATTCAGGGTTTTATCCACTGGGGTCCTGCACAATGAAATACAACCCTAAAATCAATGAGAATGTAGCGCGCTTCAATGGTTTTGCCCACGTGCACCCGCTGCAGGATGAAAGCTCTGTTCAAGGTGCCCTGGAACTGATGTATGATCTTCAGGAGCATCTGATTGAAATTACTGGAATGGATGAAGTGACGCTTCAGCCAGCTGCAGGAGCACATGGAGAATGGACTGGATTAATGATGATCCGTGCTTATCATGAAGCGAATGGAGATACAAAGCGTACTAAAGTAGTCGTTCCTGACTCTGCCCACGGAACAAATCCTGCATCCGCGACAGTCGCAGGCTTTGAAACAGTAACTGTTAAATCGGATGAAAATGGATTGGTGGATTTAGAGGACTTAAGAAGAGTGGTTGGCGAGGACACTGCTGCCCTTATGCTGACTAACCCGAATACTTTAGGTTTGTTTGAAGAAAACATTCTTGAAATGGCTGAGATTGTTCATAGCGCCGGCGGGAAGCTATACTATGATGGAGCTAACCTGAATGCTGTACTTTCAAAGGCACGCCCTGGAGATATGGGATTTGACGTTGTTCACCTTAATCTTCATAAAACCTTTACAGGACCGCATGGCGGCGGCGGACCAGGATCAGGCCCAGTCGGCGTAAAAGCGGATCTGATTCCTTTCCTTCCGAAGCCAGTTTTGGTTAAGAAAGGTGACCAATATGAATTTGATTATGACCGCCCGCAATCAATTGGCCGCGTAAAGCCATATTACGGTAACTTCGGAATCAATGTCCGGGCTTATACTTATATCCGTACTATGGGGCCGGATGGACTTAAGGCTGTTACGGAAAATGCGGTACTAAACGCAAACTATATGATGAGAAGGCTTGAGCCATTCTTTGACCTGCCATTTGACAGACATTGCAAGCACGAATTCGTTTTAAGCGGAAAGCGCCAGAAGAAGCTTGGCGTGCGTACTTTGGATATTGCCAAGCGCCTTCTTGACTTTGGCTACCATCCGCCGACCATCTACTTCCCGCTTAACGTGGAAGAGTGCATTATGATTGAGCCAACAGAAACAGAATCAAAAGAAACGCTGGACGCTTTTGTTGACGCCATGATTCAAATTGCTAAAGAGGCTGAGGAAAACCCTGAGATTGTCCAGGAAGCACCTCACACAACAGTAATTGGCCGTCTGGATGAAACAATGGCTGCAAGAAAGCCGGTTCTTCGCTATCAAAAGCAATAA
- a CDS encoding rhodanese-like domain-containing protein: METLYFILIILGAIITYSVITWFYQRRIVKTLTEDQFREGYRKAQLIDVREPNEFENGHILGARNIPLSQMKMRMKELRPDKPVYLYCQSGMRSARAAQFLHRKGYKDLSHLQGGFKKWTGKVKAKK, translated from the coding sequence TTGGAAACACTTTATTTCATTCTAATCATTTTGGGTGCAATCATTACCTATTCCGTAATAACCTGGTTTTATCAGCGCCGAATTGTTAAAACGCTTACGGAAGACCAGTTTAGGGAAGGCTACAGAAAAGCCCAATTAATTGATGTACGTGAACCAAATGAATTTGAAAACGGCCATATTTTAGGTGCCCGCAATATACCGCTTTCACAAATGAAAATGCGCATGAAAGAATTGCGTCCGGACAAGCCAGTCTACTTATATTGCCAAAGCGGCATGAGAAGTGCAAGAGCTGCCCAGTTTTTGCATCGTAAAGGCTACAAAGACCTTTCACACCTGCAGGGCGGATTTAAAAAATGGACAGGAAAAGTGAAAGCGAAAAAATAA
- a CDS encoding biotin/lipoate A/B protein ligase family protein, translating to MTKEVWRFIDSGEGSPSFNMALDEALLDWNSEGKMPPVIRFYGWNPATLSIGYFQKVEKEIDMEAVKQHGLGFVRRPTGGRGVLHEHELTYSVIVPEAHPEMPNTVTEAYRVISEGILKGFHGLGMEAYFAVPKTAEERDSLKNPRSAVCFDAPSWYELVVEGRKVAGSAQTRQKGVILQHGSILLDLDEDKLFSLFKYPNDRVKERMQKAFKNKAVAINELTTEKITLDQAKTAFKKGFEEGMNIELEPYKLTDEEMAYVQKIAKERYESDDWNYKR from the coding sequence ATGACTAAAGAAGTTTGGCGATTTATCGATTCAGGAGAGGGGTCACCTTCTTTTAATATGGCTTTGGATGAAGCATTGCTTGACTGGAACAGTGAGGGCAAAATGCCGCCAGTAATCCGTTTTTACGGCTGGAATCCGGCCACTCTTTCAATCGGTTATTTCCAAAAGGTTGAAAAAGAAATAGATATGGAAGCTGTAAAGCAGCATGGATTGGGATTTGTCCGCAGGCCTACAGGCGGAAGAGGAGTGCTTCATGAACATGAACTCACTTACAGTGTGATCGTTCCTGAAGCCCATCCCGAAATGCCGAATACAGTTACAGAAGCGTACAGAGTCATTTCTGAAGGGATTTTAAAAGGTTTTCACGGACTTGGGATGGAAGCTTATTTCGCAGTGCCAAAGACAGCTGAAGAAAGGGACTCCCTGAAAAATCCAAGATCTGCTGTTTGTTTTGATGCCCCCAGCTGGTATGAACTTGTTGTAGAAGGCCGTAAAGTGGCGGGGAGTGCACAAACAAGGCAAAAAGGTGTCATCCTTCAGCATGGTTCCATTTTGCTTGATTTGGATGAAGACAAGCTGTTCAGCTTGTTCAAGTATCCGAATGACAGAGTCAAAGAGAGAATGCAAAAAGCTTTCAAAAATAAAGCTGTTGCCATAAATGAGCTGACAACCGAAAAAATTACCCTGGATCAAGCAAAAACAGCTTTCAAAAAGGGATTTGAAGAAGGCATGAATATTGAACTTGAACCTTACAAGCTTACAGATGAAGAAATGGCATATGTACAAAAAATCGCAAAAGAGCGATATGAAAGTGATGACTGGAACTATAAGAGATAA
- a CDS encoding vitamin B12-dependent ribonucleotide reductase produces the protein MSVALGQKMKLNIDRLNKDIRLFPQVHPVTPDMKMTHKGVSRLVMLDRYTFKDTEKVTLTNGDFVVLTIKEDPKFPARGLGFIQDIDWENKTAKVLVEEDYRGVLDDPEESRTGIITKPLDVIEKPLEIFYEQIAKRNATGLASVEKIEEKKKEWFEKFYQELKNLNFIPAGRVLYGAGADTDVTYFNCYVMPFVQDSREGISEHRKQVMEIMSRGGGVGTNGSTLRPRNTLAKGVNGKSSGSVSWLDDIAKLTHLVEQGGSRRGAQMIMLADWHPDIIEFIISKMQNPRILRFLLENTNDETIKKYAKEKLKFTPFTEQEIAMYQGIINYKSIPGYGGFSDKIIKDAEEKLETGGTYSVHNSEFLTGANISVCLTKEFMDAVENDAEYELRFPDVESYDADTMKTYNEEWHKVGDVREWGKLGYKVRVHRKIKAKELWNLINICATYSAEPGIFFIDNANDMTNAQAYGQRVVATNPCGEQPLAPYSVCNLAAVNLAEMADKENKTVNFEKLKRTVEVGVRMQDNVIDATPYFLEENKKQALGERRVGLGVMGLHDLLIYCETEYGSEEGNVLIDKVFETIAATAYKASVELAKEKGSFPFLTGENPEETNRLRKAFTETGFMQKMPEDIRESILESGIRNSHLLTVAPTGSTGTMVGVSTGLEPYFSFSYFRSGRLGKFIEVKADIVQEYLDRNPDADPNNLPEWFVAAMDLAPKAHADVQCVIQRWIDSSISKTVNAPKGYSVEQVEKVYERLYRGGAKGGTVYVDGSRDSQVLTLKAEENSFEGTDTVKKEKSKQHVVLVDTISDLRSTDVTIGSEVGNTCPVCRKGKVKEIGGCNTCTNCNAQLKCGL, from the coding sequence ATGTCTGTTGCTCTAGGACAAAAAATGAAATTGAACATCGATCGTTTAAATAAGGACATCCGTCTTTTTCCTCAGGTTCATCCTGTAACCCCAGATATGAAAATGACCCACAAAGGTGTTTCCCGCTTAGTTATGCTTGATCGCTACACTTTCAAAGACACCGAAAAAGTAACACTCACAAATGGTGACTTCGTTGTCCTCACCATCAAAGAGGATCCGAAATTTCCTGCACGGGGCCTGGGCTTTATCCAGGATATCGATTGGGAAAACAAGACAGCCAAAGTTTTAGTAGAGGAAGATTACAGAGGAGTGCTGGATGATCCGGAAGAATCGAGAACAGGCATTATTACAAAGCCTCTTGATGTAATCGAGAAGCCCCTTGAAATTTTCTATGAGCAAATCGCCAAGCGTAACGCAACAGGCCTGGCATCTGTTGAGAAAATCGAAGAAAAGAAAAAAGAATGGTTTGAAAAATTCTATCAGGAATTGAAAAATTTGAATTTCATACCGGCTGGCCGCGTATTGTATGGAGCGGGTGCCGACACAGATGTTACTTATTTCAACTGCTACGTAATGCCATTCGTACAGGACTCCCGTGAAGGAATTTCCGAACACCGCAAGCAGGTAATGGAAATCATGAGCCGAGGCGGAGGAGTTGGAACAAATGGCTCAACCCTAAGACCGCGCAACACACTTGCTAAAGGAGTAAACGGCAAGTCTTCGGGTTCCGTATCCTGGCTTGATGATATTGCGAAGCTTACACACCTTGTGGAACAGGGCGGTTCCCGCAGAGGTGCTCAGATGATTATGCTGGCGGACTGGCATCCGGACATTATCGAATTCATCATCTCGAAAATGCAAAACCCAAGAATCCTGCGATTCCTTCTTGAAAATACAAATGATGAAACAATAAAAAAATATGCTAAAGAAAAATTAAAATTCACTCCATTTACTGAACAGGAAATTGCCATGTACCAGGGTATTATTAATTACAAGAGCATTCCTGGCTATGGCGGGTTCAGCGATAAAATCATAAAGGATGCTGAAGAAAAACTGGAGACTGGCGGTACTTACAGTGTTCATAATTCTGAATTCCTTACTGGTGCAAACATTTCAGTCTGCCTGACAAAAGAATTTATGGATGCAGTTGAAAATGATGCAGAATACGAGCTTCGCTTCCCAGATGTTGAATCATATGATGCTGATACCATGAAAACCTACAACGAAGAATGGCATAAAGTCGGTGATGTCAGAGAATGGGGAAAACTTGGCTATAAAGTCCGTGTTCACCGCAAAATCAAGGCGAAAGAACTTTGGAACCTGATTAATATCTGTGCAACCTACTCAGCAGAGCCAGGTATTTTCTTTATTGATAATGCCAACGACATGACCAATGCACAGGCTTACGGACAAAGGGTTGTAGCAACAAATCCATGTGGCGAACAGCCACTCGCACCATATTCTGTCTGCAACCTTGCAGCAGTGAACCTTGCAGAAATGGCAGATAAGGAAAATAAGACCGTTAACTTTGAAAAGCTGAAGCGTACTGTTGAAGTAGGAGTACGTATGCAGGACAACGTAATAGATGCTACACCATACTTCCTTGAAGAAAACAAAAAGCAGGCATTAGGCGAGCGCCGTGTAGGTCTTGGCGTTATGGGGCTTCATGATCTGCTGATCTATTGCGAAACAGAATATGGTTCTGAAGAAGGCAATGTGCTGATTGATAAAGTCTTCGAAACCATTGCAGCGACAGCTTACAAAGCTTCTGTAGAGCTTGCAAAGGAAAAAGGAAGCTTCCCGTTCTTAACAGGTGAAAATCCTGAAGAAACGAATCGTCTTCGCAAAGCTTTTACAGAAACAGGCTTCATGCAGAAAATGCCAGAGGATATCCGTGAATCCATCTTAGAAAGCGGAATCCGCAATTCACATCTGCTGACTGTTGCTCCTACTGGATCCACAGGCACCATGGTTGGAGTATCAACAGGTCTTGAACCATATTTTTCCTTCTCATACTTCAGAAGCGGCCGCTTAGGCAAGTTCATTGAAGTGAAGGCAGATATTGTTCAGGAATATTTGGATCGCAATCCGGATGCAGATCCTAATAATCTGCCTGAATGGTTTGTGGCAGCAATGGATCTGGCTCCAAAAGCGCACGCAGATGTTCAATGTGTGATTCAGCGCTGGATCGACAGTTCGATCAGTAAAACAGTAAACGCACCGAAGGGCTACAGTGTTGAACAGGTTGAGAAAGTATATGAACGCTTATACCGCGGCGGTGCAAAGGGCGGCACAGTCTATGTAGACGGATCACGCGATTCTCAAGTATTGACGCTGAAAGCTGAAGAGAACAGCTTTGAAGGTACAGATACAGTCAAAAAAGAAAAATCAAAGCAGCATGTAGTTCTGGTTGATACAATCAGCGACCTGCGTTCAACCGATGTAACAATCGGTTCGGAAGTCGGCAATACATGCCCAGTATGCCGTAAAGGAAAAGTCAAAGAAATCGGCGGCTGCAATACTTGCACTAACTGTAATGCACAGCTGAAATGCGGCTTATAA
- the splB gene encoding spore photoproduct lyase, which yields MKPFIPQLVYIEPQALEYPLGRELKEKFKKMNLEIRETTSHNQVRNIPGDNELQKYRNAKSTLVVGIRRTLKFDTSKPSAEYAIPLATGCMGHCHYCYLQTTLGSKPYIRTYVNLEEIFEQASKYMEERKPELTRFEAACTSDIVGIDHLTHSLKKTIEFIGQTEYGQLRFVTKYHHVDHLLDAKHNGKTRFRFSVNSRFVIKNFEPGTSSFDDRLEAARKVANAGYPLGFIVAPIYMHDDWREGYHELFQRLSKSLEGINLEGLTFELIQHRFTKPAKKVIEKRYPKTKLEMDEEKRKYKWGRYGIGKYVYPTDEAKDLENTIRGYIHSYFPEAEVQYFT from the coding sequence ATGAAGCCATTTATCCCACAGTTAGTTTATATAGAACCTCAAGCTCTTGAATATCCCCTGGGAAGAGAGCTAAAGGAAAAATTTAAAAAAATGAACTTAGAAATTAGAGAAACAACATCACATAACCAGGTGAGAAATATTCCCGGTGATAACGAATTGCAGAAATACCGCAATGCGAAATCCACTTTGGTGGTAGGGATCAGACGGACTCTGAAATTTGATACATCCAAGCCTTCGGCAGAATACGCCATTCCCCTTGCTACAGGCTGCATGGGCCACTGTCATTATTGCTATCTGCAAACTACACTTGGAAGCAAGCCATATATTCGCACGTATGTAAACCTTGAAGAAATCTTTGAGCAGGCCTCTAAATATATGGAAGAAAGAAAGCCGGAGCTTACGCGATTTGAAGCTGCATGTACTTCCGATATCGTAGGGATTGATCATTTAACCCATTCCCTGAAAAAAACAATTGAATTTATTGGCCAGACGGAGTATGGCCAGCTCCGGTTTGTCACCAAGTATCATCATGTCGACCATCTGCTTGATGCTAAACATAATGGGAAAACCCGTTTTCGATTTAGTGTTAATTCGCGGTTTGTAATAAAAAACTTTGAGCCGGGCACTTCCTCTTTCGACGATCGGCTTGAAGCCGCCCGTAAAGTAGCTAATGCAGGCTACCCGCTTGGCTTTATCGTGGCGCCAATTTACATGCATGATGATTGGCGTGAAGGCTATCATGAACTTTTTCAAAGGTTAAGCAAATCGCTCGAAGGCATCAATCTGGAAGGATTAACTTTCGAGTTAATCCAGCACAGATTTACAAAGCCAGCCAAAAAGGTAATTGAAAAACGCTACCCGAAAACAAAGCTGGAAATGGATGAAGAAAAACGTAAATATAAGTGGGGAAGATATGGAATAGGCAAGTATGTTTATCCGACTGATGAAGCAAAGGATCTTGAAAATACGATTAGGGGGTATATTCACTCTTATTTTCCAGAAGCAGAAGTGCAATATTTTACCTAA
- a CDS encoding patatin-like phospholipase family protein: MYIDGVFSGGGIKGFALIGAYEEVYKRGFRFKRVAGTSAGSIVAALISANYTSDEIYQLVDEFDVKKLLDERKTFIPFAVGKWLNLYWRLGLYKGSELETWMAQKLADRGIRTFSDLPPQSLRVIASDLTNGRLVVLPDDLVNYGIDPASFSVAKAIRMSCSLPYFFEPVKLNAYSSSSVIVDGGVLSNFPMWLFDKENVKKTRPVLGIKLSHNLSERPPNKIDNAIQMYAALFETMKDAHDARYISRKHAQNIIFIPTDGVLTAEFNITEQKKKDLLEHGRQCAEQFFSSWSY, translated from the coding sequence ATGTATATAGATGGGGTTTTTTCAGGAGGAGGCATCAAGGGATTTGCGTTAATCGGTGCATATGAGGAAGTTTACAAAAGAGGTTTTCGATTTAAGCGGGTTGCGGGAACAAGTGCAGGTTCGATCGTTGCTGCTTTAATTTCTGCCAATTATACAAGTGATGAAATATATCAGCTCGTCGATGAGTTTGATGTAAAAAAGCTTCTTGATGAAAGAAAAACCTTTATTCCCTTCGCTGTCGGCAAATGGCTTAACCTTTATTGGCGGCTGGGATTATATAAAGGATCCGAGCTGGAAACCTGGATGGCTCAAAAGCTGGCTGACAGGGGGATTAGAACCTTTTCAGACCTTCCTCCGCAATCGCTGAGAGTCATAGCGTCTGACCTGACAAACGGAAGACTGGTAGTACTGCCCGATGATCTTGTAAATTATGGGATTGATCCCGCTTCGTTTTCGGTTGCAAAGGCGATCAGGATGAGCTGCAGTCTCCCGTATTTTTTTGAGCCGGTCAAGCTGAACGCATACAGCAGCTCCAGTGTCATTGTGGATGGAGGGGTGCTAAGCAATTTTCCTATGTGGCTTTTTGATAAGGAAAACGTGAAGAAGACCCGGCCTGTCCTGGGGATAAAGTTAAGCCATAATTTAAGCGAACGGCCGCCGAATAAAATTGACAACGCCATCCAAATGTATGCTGCGCTTTTTGAAACGATGAAGGATGCACATGATGCCAGATACATCTCCAGAAAACATGCACAAAACATTATTTTCATTCCAACGGATGGCGTTCTGACTGCGGAATTTAATATAACTGAGCAGAAGAAAAAAGATCTTCTGGAGCACGGCAGGCAATGTGCGGAGCAATTTTTTTCATCATGGAGCTATTAA
- a CDS encoding SA1362 family protein, which translates to MKKPFTFYIVSGLIMLAVIGVAVSLISNPAGFLQRIAVIVIIGAVVYFLFQRFNRSSPSKREQRAFIKAAKKSKRRFNNKETGSANGRKASVGSLTSIKKSKKKSSPHLTVIEGKKGKKKNRASL; encoded by the coding sequence TTGAAAAAACCATTTACATTTTATATTGTCTCCGGGCTCATTATGCTAGCTGTCATCGGAGTTGCCGTCAGCCTGATCTCAAATCCTGCCGGTTTTTTGCAGAGAATAGCTGTCATTGTCATCATTGGTGCTGTGGTATACTTTCTTTTTCAGCGCTTTAACAGATCTAGTCCCTCAAAGCGGGAGCAGCGAGCTTTTATAAAGGCAGCCAAAAAATCAAAAAGGCGCTTTAACAATAAAGAAACAGGCTCAGCCAATGGAAGAAAGGCTTCCGTAGGTTCCCTTACTTCAATTAAAAAGTCTAAGAAAAAATCTTCTCCACACTTGACAGTCATAGAAGGCAAAAAAGGCAAAAAGAAAAATCGAGCCTCCCTTTAA
- a CDS encoding YqhR family membrane protein yields the protein MAEEKERLEQDQREKPMSFMAMVVITGLVGGILWSGLAYLAYVFNFTEIRPNVILEPWTIGAWKEGWLGTLISILLIGAISIVAALIYYAALRKFQSIFVGAGYGVALFLLVFFVLNPIFPGISPFWDLERNTIVTSICFYILFGVFVGYSISYEAQEIRGKTEDEKKARTDPDLTR from the coding sequence GTGGCAGAAGAAAAGGAGCGCTTGGAACAGGATCAAAGGGAAAAACCAATGTCTTTTATGGCAATGGTGGTCATTACCGGACTGGTTGGAGGCATTCTTTGGAGCGGCCTGGCCTATCTGGCATACGTGTTTAATTTTACCGAAATTCGCCCTAATGTCATTCTCGAACCCTGGACGATTGGGGCCTGGAAAGAGGGCTGGCTGGGAACTCTGATCTCAATTCTCCTTATTGGGGCAATATCGATTGTGGCGGCCTTAATTTATTATGCAGCGCTGCGGAAATTTCAAAGTATTTTCGTGGGGGCTGGCTATGGAGTTGCCCTTTTTTTACTGGTATTTTTTGTACTCAATCCAATCTTCCCTGGAATCAGCCCGTTTTGGGATCTTGAGCGGAATACAATTGTAACATCGATCTGTTTCTATATATTATTTGGCGTTTTCGTAGGGTATTCCATTTCTTATGAAGCTCAAGAAATCCGAGGCAAGACTGAAGATGAAAAAAAGGCCCGGACAGATCCGGATTTAACTCGATGA